taggtttctcatctaactgttttaccatggattcaattttatctagcaagagattaaatgatacaatgactagcggtaacgtaacatatttgtctccaccaagttttgtacttaaaagtttaaagtttattagaaatttatgtaatttttcgagtacctgccattcattagctgtgatttgaaaatcattcaattcggtgacagaactgcacaatatgtcaatgcccgctctcacttttaaaccaaatccaatcatatcatgtgtggaattccatctcgttggacagtcaagaatggcatttagatttgatggcacgccagctgcttcacaagcagactgaaacttcttcttcactatctcacttctttttattttactggaaatactgcgtaactttgttacagatgtacgcgagtcagcaatatttggtgcagattcttcatcttcctcatcctcagtttcgtctgcatagtcttcgtactgctgatcttgcgcgttagtgtcagactcacagtgtaatgctaaggtctttaataaatcttgtacaccaaggtttaaaatgtgagcaaagcaccggaaatgttgattgtctgaatcaaagtgtggcggcagctgtttgcccagttcatacataaatttggtatttgcagttgcgttgtcgaccgtgataccttgtattttatcaattatgccatattccaataaacatttatggaaaatcgttgcaatatcttccccagtatgtcgaccgcgtgatggtataaaatcaagaactacagatcgatacttccattcgttgtctatataatgaatagtaaccccgtagtaactcctaccagcaattgacgtccacccatcaatggtaaacgacattttagatgataatggttgaagtcgttccttgagattcaattggagctcttcaaatcgctctttgactttccttctaagtgtagaccttttaggaaacaccatattagggcaaatacgtcgaaaatatacttgtgtagcttcgtcatcgaaaaatgagaagggaagatattttttcaccacccaatcaactgtagctgtcgtgatgttgtcactgctgttttccgactgaaacaaaacaataaatcttgtgttattatttaaaacatactaggtttgagcgtataagaggaggaggtttgttgttgttaaatcgagaaaatcgttaaattgatatttgttatattaaggttgcactgtactgtaatttaccaaaataaagtacttagttgttactggccgattaaatgaaaatatgggtgtttataaaaaatatttaagacgataattacatacttaatatgtcgcacccctagatgaaaacaccactaactcaaaaatacttacgtaagttaatggcgtttttgcaagtatcgcatgaatagctacgcggagttaaaattcttttaactgttaaaaaaatattcttacctgtccacttcttccagcggttactaaaaagcttgtgatatctccacttaattttggtttaacaggaagaaatatttctgattcctttttgtggaaagacattagatgtttccttaagcctgaagtgtttctgtttttcatttttatttcaatctttttatgttggcacaatttacacaaggcagtttgggatgcatgaattatttcgaaaaactcctcaaatttgcttttgggtcttttagatctgtgactcaaactctcgttactcggactagaataatttgaatcttcgtcactcatattaaattgtacacgtgatacgtttttagaaaacaacgagaattagtaaaaacaattattaagttagaatcgaagcacagctcaattggaaatgactggaattaaaataactccttcatttatagtacgtttccttgctttttaccgcgccgcctcgccacgtgccggctctatgaaaaggatgccgccgcaaatcgaacgatgccgcgtgcggcgtacaaacacacactaagaGCCCTCGCCCACGGCGACTTTTTGTAGCGATGCTGTCGCGCATTTACTAAACGCACGCCAGCATCACTACTAACGCGTGTTAGTCGCATTTGCAACGCGCTACTGCATCGCGACTGTATCGATGCAAACGCGCGACCGTGTCGGACGACATCGGGGGAAGAACGGAGGGAGGGCGGTGCGTGAATGGAGAACCGAGCATCAGTGCAACACAGACAGGTCGAGAGTGCTGTTGTCCGTCACATGCGTAAAATGGAGTCGTTCGACACTGAATCATTTATTATGGCAATTCAGAACCGTCCTGTAATATGGGACTCGCGTCTTCCTGAGTATTCGAATAAGATTGCAAAAAGAAAGGCATGGGAagagataaatgaaatatttgattcAGAATTTggagaaaaaacaaataaagaaaagaatgcTTGTGGtaagttatttaactttattaaattttatcattataaatgtaGATGAGTGGTGAGAATTAATGAGATATAGATGTTCCAGAATAAGTGAATTAAGTTACGTTTACAGCCCTTTCTAGTTACTTATAGCTATTTTAGgtgaaattatttcaaatttttgaaTCTTGCCACGGTACAGAACCTACACCGGTGAAATAGTCAGTATATATGTTTCGGATTGCAGTACCACTTAGTTCTGATCTTCGTCTtccaattaaaagtaaattatcacTGGCAGGTGGATCTTGGAATCCGACTATACTCAAAGTGTGATCAAACTTGTACCCATCTCGCTTACGTATAAAATTGTGCAATACGCAACACGCTTTAACAATATTCGTAGCAAAATCTACATTAACGTTTATGGGCcggttgaaaattttaaatttgttactcAATATACCAAACGTACATTCAATATAACGCCTTGCGCGCGTCAAACGGTAATTATATATTCTCTTCTTTCGTGGTAAATGTTTACCAGCGTATGGTCTTTGCAAGTGTTGTGATAAAGCAAATCCTTCGTCGCCAATAAACGAAAACGGTATAGGTATTCCATTGTTAGATATAGGTCTTGGTTgaggtaaattataatttccttgtCGTAACTTTTTTACCCATTCGCTGCTGTCATGTATTGTTGAATCTGAGCTCTTTCCATAACATCCGACATCTATATCTATGAAATTGTAATTAGCGTCACATATTGCTAACAAAacgatggaaaaaaaatgtttgtaattgtaatattCTGAGCCGGTATGACAtggttttataattcttatatgtTTTCCATCTATTGCTCCAATTAAGTTAGGAAAATTAGCATGTTTCATAAATCCTTCAGCGGTTTCTAAATGTAATTCTTCTGTTGGCTCTGGCATGGAGATGTCTTTTACTTTTTTCCATATTACTTCCACAGTTTCCTTTACAATCGTACGTGCAGTAGTATGTCCACATTTAAAGTCCAAATGAAGATCTGTGAAATTACATCCAGTTGCTAAGTACctgtaaaaaaaggaaaaaagaaaataaagtaataaaaaatacatacctacaaatatataaatcacgCCTGTAAACCTGTAATCCTTGTCGGGGTAGGCAATTTAAGGgtgatattcattttaactcTCCGAGTCAAGATGATCCGAGCTAAATAGGGATGCCAAGGTCGTAAGGTTCTAGCTCCATTTgcattaatttttcaattgcataacaataataaatttgtatatcttttttCAGCTATTGAACTCcagaaaaaatggaaaagtttaaaagattGCTTTAACAGAGAACggctgaaagaaaaaaattgtcccAGTGGGTCCGGGGCTAAACCCAGAAAACAATATGtttactataaattattgtcatttttacaACCTTTGACCGAAATCAGACCACCAAGTCGACCTACAGTTACTGAGGAAAACGACTCCGAAGGCTGTTTGGAATCTTTTGTTATTCCAAAATCAAAGAAGCTTAAAACAAGTGATGGCGTTGATGATGCACAAAACAAATTATACGAAATTCTAACTGAGAAATTGAACAAAGCCACGCCCGCCATTCAACATCCAGatcaacattttttactttcactttttccacattttaattccataaaagaagaatataaactCGATGCGAaagctgaaatgataaatttgcTTCGCAAATATAACAATATGGCACAAACGTCTGCATACACCAGTCACTATGGATATCAGTCTGGATACCAAAGCTACGACACAACTCCTGCTCGTACAAGCAATGAAAGTAGTGTGTCGCAACTAATAAATAGCTACCACTCGGCGCCAACGCCTGCTGGTGCCAATGTCAATACTGCAGGTAGTTCATTGCaacataatgataatgataatgaatataattacaGTAATGATGATTCTACACAAGATTCTATTATCACAAACCTATATTCGCcgtaaagtaaaaagtaagaaattaaaaccttaattaagtttaagtatgattaatattgaattataataattatttttttaagttgtgattaaaaatgtgcaaaaactattaaaagataattaacataaaatttggtttttCTTACCTTAAAGTTATTGTTAGTCGTTCTTCAGCTGATATACATTGTCTCATCACTGTATTTCTGCGTGTCAACTCTGGTTTTACAATGGAAAGCAATTCACAAAACGTCGAATATGACATTCTATAACAACTTCTGAATTTGAGATCATaggattttagtattttaaacgtTGTTACATGATGTCCACTGAGTAATCTCTCTTTATTAAATGGGTGCATCCAATATTGACGCTGCTTTCGTTGCCTGCGCTTCGGCTGCTTACGTAAAAGCAGCACCAAAGACAACGTGACTAATGTTGCCTCAACGGAGTCCATCTTGCAACTGTAGCGATCGCAGGTATTTTTGTGCTGTTACTGAATCGCGTTTGCATCGAGACAGAAGCGCGACAGTATCGCGTTTGCTTCGCGACTGAATCTAAGACCGTGGGCGAGGGCACACAGCTAGCGACCGTTTCGCGACTGTATCGATGCGGACACGCGACAGCATCGCTACTGTATCGCTACAAAAAGTCGCCGTGGGCGATGGccctaaatattacctacttgtacagacgcgacccgtgaataaaatatatgtaaagaattagtgccaatcactattctttacatataagtgaatgttttggcgtgcatctatactaatattataaagctgaagagttcgtttgtatgtttgatgacagaagttttaaaataaataaataaatcctgaacgtcactatacctccaaagttactattcctcgtggacgaagtcgcgggcacagctagtaaatacttactctcatcatctctctcagagatattcgaacacttttttgctattttttcttgtaaaaacttaagaaatataatgaccaaatgtacaataatagtacctaagtaattagtttaaaaccatataagtaatcaatattataattacttactagaatgaattattatgacatctactacctatcctcaccattttatcctaatcataatactacttgcgtgatcagtataatgtattcattttcattctaagcactctgaaacttatttattctttggaacacctgtaggtactcttaaaattcgaaattattttgcatgaatagtgtcaaatgttatgatttcggcgcggcggcaacgattgttttagatttcaaaagaagccgccggcgcgtgtatcataaccatgtacttccgaaaagcggcaaatttctttgagaagtaagtacaaaacctttgatgccgcattatcaaagtgccgatggttaaaacataactatgcatgcactcagtttgattttaatagatatttttttattcgctatgtttatggtattagtcgtaatgcgcataggtccagtttttcatattcttctatatagttttttgcgtctcatagaattcctaagcgtacctacctacctatacaccgaactgttacacctaactactccgtgaaatagcgctaagtcctagctgcaagacgcaagagtcttgcaggctatgtcttgttcttgctcaagtcttgcacggtcagtcttggtcttggtcttgctaaaaatacgcggtcttgttcttggtcttggtcttgcaaaaacgcaagaacaagaccaagactgcaagaccaagactgaatttgggcaacactaattatcAAGTtacactcaacattaaaatttgagatttctgTAACTCTAACCGCTACCCTTTATGATCTTAGATAACTTTCCTCAGCGGCTGTTTGGAAAAGATTTCTGTAGcaataagactgcctttgcatactaatgtttgtataaattaattattacatcTTATTTGTGTTGTTTCTGACGAATTTGTGTGCACTAAAGTGTTCATCTTTAATCCATCCATCTATTCTATGTCCGTTTCCAGAAAGCAAGGTATCTAGATTTCTGTAAAATTTCGTAATGTTCAGTGCAGTCACGCAGTGGTGGAGCTGAGTATACATGGtacacacttccgcatttattatattagatataGGATAGgtagataaagataataaagtcTAATATATACGATTGGGTAGGTACTAACCTGTTGTAGGTATAGGATTAACTAACCGCCACGGACTGTTCAGAAGCAAGTTTCCCCATAGAAGATTAGGTAGTACCGACCAAAATGGATCGAAACCCTGTTTCAAGATTACACAGCTTGCATCTTAGTTGCACAATCACTTGATTGTATTATGGTAGGTATAGACTGCTGACCGGACTCCGATATTGGTACGTAAACTCTGCAAATCTGGTTAGGTCAGTAAGTAACTTAGACAGCAGACTTCTTAAAATTGTTCTACAGGTAACGGTAAATAATATTCCCTCTCTGCAGactcgtataaaaaaatatgtacatgctttataagttatacttctttggcgtaactaaataaaaatctttacaaaaatgtTATCGTTTGCAAAGTAAACGACCCTAACAGTAGAAAAAAGGTATaatatacattgaaagttttattaaaacgcatTATCAAGTtacactcaacattaaaatttgagatttttgtacaatttaatcaattaaatccgGAATGAGCCcgaagactttgacaattgaaagtgtacaccgTCAAACctgtttttgaaaaactaaaatgtcgactatCTAACTTCAGGTTGTCGGTTTTTtcgatgacgatgacgatgtattcccctctctaggggaatacatcgtcacAAAAAACTACTAGGTTTAGTAACTATCTAGTGAAAATCGTGTAAACATGTGAGCGCGTATTAGAAGTACAacttcaaaaactaaataacaataaagaTTGTCCATTTGCAACTATAGGTaattactgtttattttacTCGACAGAAAAAACTATAACTACCCAAGTTTCCCCTGCCGAGGAGATATGCAAAGACCTTCCACTTTTAAATCCACATCGCTAcagctatttttttataaaaatgcctCCGCCGTACGGCTAGTGGCCATGTTTCACTCCAATACCAACCGAAGCGTCCTCTATAATGCAATCTCTACAGAGCACAATTGCAAAACGAAGTGAACAAGGTACAAgtttaagatgtttttttttgttaatttttatttttgttttaattaattgttatttttgcaAGCGTTGATTTATTTAGTTTGGACGTATTAACGTAATCACccataactattatttttatttaagatttattacaaattataatgtTGATGTAAGAGGTTCGAAGGTTAACCAACTTTCGGGAAAATACAATAAAGAACTTTGAAGTTCTACTTAGTCCAACTAAATGGCGTTAACTTTGGTCtaaactttgaaattaaaatcgaGTCCGCCATTTCTTAAcctcaaaaatatttatgactgtatttttttattaatgaataaaaacttttaaaattttagatacAATACTATTAAAACTGCATACCGCATATAAAAATTCTAATTCgaaattccttaaaaaaatagtagagaaatataatatttgtgtctgtctttttgtttgttcgttCATCAAAAAAATCCCATTAGCCCGCATTAGAGAATCGTGGTGAGTGTATGTTCTAAAACCGTCAATCCTATTCCTATATAGATGTGGCCTGTGGACACAATGGATTTtaatggttgcttggaagcatccggctccgcattcatctctcacaagatagaaaaatgaattttaaaatgtaaattgttgatattggaaaagagcaactgctgattttcttgccggcttcttctcggtagaatctgccttccgaaccggtacacacagacatacttgacgtttcaaaagtgcttatattaggcctacttgaaataaataaattttgaattttgaatttttgaattcttaataataaatagtgaatgatgatgatgaattacaaAAGAGAATCTGAAGTGTATTTTTCAGAAGCACTCGCAATAATTATGATGACAAGTGTCGAGTTGTTATAAATTCGACGATACAAAACCGTGAATACAGCAAACGTTGAAAGCAAAAAATAATGGCTCTTGGCGAGACCCAAGCGGGATGGCTTCACTAAAATGGATCACAGTTAATGGAAATACAAATAGGAGACAAAAGGGACGATTTGAATAGAGCGAAGCTACGTCCGAGGGCTTAATGTGAATGACAACCGTCTCTATTCCG
The sequence above is a segment of the Pararge aegeria chromosome 17, ilParAegt1.1, whole genome shotgun sequence genome. Coding sequences within it:
- the LOC120631067 gene encoding uncharacterized protein LOC120631067, translated to MENRASVQHRQVESAVVRHMRKMESFDTESFIMAIQNRPVIWDSRLPEYSNKIAKRKAWEEINEIFDSEFGEKTNKEKNACAIELQKKWKSLKDCFNRERLKEKNCPSGSGAKPRKQYVYYKLLSFLQPLTEIRPPSRPTVTEENDSEGCLESFVIPKSKKLKTSDGVDDAQNKLYEILTEKLNKATPAIQHPDQHFLLSLFPHFNSIKEEYKLDAKAEMINLLRKYNNMAQTSAYTSHYGYQSGYQSYDTTPARTSNESSVSQLINSYHSAPTPAGANVNTAGSSLQHNDNDNEYNYSNDDSTQDSIITNLYSP
- the LOC120631066 gene encoding protein ALP1-like; this encodes MDSVEATLVTLSLVLLLRKQPKRRQRKQRQYWMHPFNKERLLSGHHVTTFKILKSYDLKFRSCYRMSYSTFCELLSIVKPELTRRNTVMRQCISAEERLTITLRYLATGCNFTDLHLDFKCGHTTARTIVKETVEVIWKKVKDISMPEPTEELHLETAEGFMKHANFPNLIGAIDGKHIRIIKPCHTGSEYYNYKHFFSIVLLAICDANYNFIDIDVGCYGKSSDSTIHDSSEWVKKLRQGNYNLPQPRPISNNGIPIPFSFIGDEGFALSQHLQRPYAGKHLPRKKRIYNYRLTRARRYIECTFGILSNKFKIFNRPINVNVDFATNIVKACCVLHNFIRKRDGYKFDHTLSIVGFQDPPASDNLLLIGRRRSELSGTAIRNIYTDYFTGVGSVPWQDSKI